The following proteins come from a genomic window of Pseudomonas sp. MAG733B:
- a CDS encoding type III secretion protein, whose translation MNSLRDGRRLLAFSQFRRQRAEQAVLRTQQQLQPLLQERAGFEGQEASLQSLLASHRANDCVLDHGQLLALLRRQAVIRRQIDLLRLERDRVDQQCRQVEQLLQEQREQLRLLQRKHDKYERSVEQLMRGQRLECVRREEREIEEMNGVRR comes from the coding sequence ATGAACTCATTGCGTGATGGACGACGCCTGTTGGCGTTCAGTCAGTTCCGTCGGCAACGCGCCGAACAAGCGGTGCTGCGCACACAACAGCAGTTGCAACCACTGTTGCAGGAACGTGCCGGCTTCGAGGGACAAGAAGCGTCACTGCAAAGTCTGTTGGCCAGTCATCGGGCAAACGACTGCGTGCTGGATCACGGGCAACTGTTGGCGCTGTTGCGCAGGCAGGCCGTCATCCGTCGGCAGATTGATCTGTTGCGTCTTGAGCGCGATCGCGTCGACCAGCAGTGCCGACAGGTTGAGCAATTGTTGCAAGAGCAACGCGAGCAACTGCGTTTGTTGCAACGCAAACACGACAAGTACGAACGGTCTGTCGAGCAGCTGATGCGTGGGCAACGGCTTGAGTGCGTGCGCCGAGAAGAAAGGGAGATAGAAGAGATGAACGGAGTTCGGCGATGA
- a CDS encoding invasion protein — protein sequence MNDVSVISPLPVQILDPVTDGSMDELKDTLVPVQEEDLPQGVLDLLAALVLRHRSMTINQGTADVARDKALPAVPMTMTYPQAKRPIQQLPPQLMPTKGLTSDRMELPVQVTLGKIELDSRPSNLPVGSPLERSPNTAEPMSIERAASAQAPIPLTTEAELTEALMQPQVMRHTATVVPPSIPASPILRPMPTPDVMLEILPASDRGLLQVPFNKGTVSGQVTISRVPDEPIRNLQLSPSNTLVFEQLKEPFEQVREPAWRLTDSGGEQQRQGSQQSPDDEQDEQSELPA from the coding sequence ATGAACGATGTATCTGTGATTTCACCTCTGCCGGTTCAAATATTGGACCCCGTTACCGACGGCTCCATGGATGAACTGAAAGACACGCTCGTGCCGGTGCAAGAGGAGGATCTGCCACAGGGTGTGCTGGATCTTTTGGCGGCGCTGGTCTTGCGTCATCGATCAATGACCATCAACCAAGGGACGGCGGATGTTGCGCGCGACAAGGCGCTGCCAGCGGTCCCGATGACGATGACTTATCCACAAGCCAAGCGGCCGATTCAACAGCTGCCACCCCAACTGATGCCGACTAAAGGCTTGACCTCCGACAGGATGGAATTGCCTGTGCAAGTAACGCTCGGGAAAATCGAACTGGACTCGCGTCCATCGAATTTGCCTGTGGGGTCGCCGCTCGAGCGTTCGCCAAATACCGCTGAACCGATGTCAATCGAACGAGCCGCCAGTGCTCAAGCGCCGATTCCGCTCACCACCGAAGCTGAGTTGACCGAAGCACTGATGCAGCCGCAGGTGATGCGCCATACGGCAACGGTCGTGCCGCCATCCATTCCTGCATCGCCGATCCTGCGGCCCATGCCGACACCTGACGTGATGCTCGAAATCTTGCCCGCGTCGGACCGGGGTTTGCTGCAAGTGCCTTTCAACAAAGGCACGGTCAGCGGGCAAGTGACGATCAGTCGAGTGCCTGACGAGCCGATTCGCAACCTTCAGCTCAGCCCGAGCAACACCTTGGTATTCGAGCAACTCAAGGAACCCTTCGAACAGGTGCGGGAGCCGGCCTGGCGGTTGACCGACAGCGGCGGCGAGCAGCAGCGTCAGGGTTCGCAGCAATCGCCGGATGACGAGCAGGACGAACAGTCCGAACTGCCCGCATGA
- a CDS encoding FliM/FliN family flagellar motor switch protein: protein MNGLKLRRVDPAAHACAQSVQRWRGAGHDTGSGCLPRRPGYLRFCAHSEGRDWHGLIMARDWLHRSLPQLQSLLRIETSVTNIVDLFQSVPRPLLLELDELYYQTLSNVELVDPPQLPTHTLPWLDTPRGRVWVTQLPPARAANETLDSNAWLADLPLRLELMLGVSHLIHASRTRLNEGDVLRIIQPAQRAWLAGRCIGIFTFTEEGLLMQSTVADANQQAAIEPRADVELGALSVRLEFILATHDIDLATLSQIVDGQLIPLADDAARHIEIRANGKRVARGELVQLGEQLGVELIEVYRGTSAEQPR from the coding sequence ATGAATGGACTGAAACTGCGCCGGGTCGACCCTGCCGCCCATGCCTGCGCACAGTCGGTCCAGCGCTGGCGGGGTGCCGGCCATGACACCGGTTCTGGTTGCCTGCCACGGCGGCCCGGCTACTTACGCTTTTGCGCACACAGCGAAGGGAGGGACTGGCACGGATTGATCATGGCCCGTGACTGGCTGCATCGCTCGCTCCCGCAGTTGCAGTCGTTGCTGAGGATAGAGACCTCGGTGACGAATATCGTTGACCTGTTTCAGTCGGTGCCACGGCCGTTGCTGCTGGAGCTGGACGAGTTGTATTACCAGACTCTGTCCAACGTCGAGTTGGTCGATCCGCCGCAACTGCCAACGCACACGTTGCCCTGGCTCGACACGCCTCGGGGGCGCGTGTGGGTGACGCAGTTGCCACCGGCGCGTGCCGCCAACGAGACGTTGGACTCCAACGCTTGGCTGGCCGATTTGCCGCTGCGCCTGGAGCTGATGCTGGGTGTCAGTCACCTGATTCATGCGAGCCGGACAAGACTGAATGAGGGCGATGTCCTGCGGATCATTCAGCCGGCTCAACGCGCCTGGCTGGCGGGTCGATGCATCGGCATTTTCACGTTTACTGAAGAGGGATTACTCATGCAATCGACCGTTGCCGATGCCAATCAACAAGCCGCGATTGAACCGCGGGCGGATGTCGAACTCGGTGCTTTGTCCGTGCGGCTGGAATTCATTCTCGCGACCCATGACATCGACCTGGCCACGCTGTCGCAGATCGTCGATGGGCAACTGATTCCGTTGGCCGACGACGCCGCACGGCACATCGAGATTCGCGCCAACGGCAAGCGTGTTGCCCGGGGGGAACTGGTGCAGTTGGGCGAGCAATTGGGTGTCGAGTTGATCGAGGTTTATCGGGGTACTTCAGCGGAACAGCCGCGATGA
- a CDS encoding EscR/YscR/HrcR family type III secretion system export apparatus protein has translation MNDVSLIALLAFASLLPFLVAAGTCYIKFSIVFVIVRNALGLQQVPSNMALNAIALMLAIFVMTPVMKQGYGYYKEEQVAFTDIESVVNFAENGLGGYKEYLRKYTDPELALFFERAQAVRSETDVDLPADEELTPSLFSLLPAYALSEIKSAFKIGFYLYLPFVIVDLVISSILLALGMMMMSPVIISVPIKLVLFVALDGWALLSTGLVKQYLTLLT, from the coding sequence ATGAATGACGTCTCGCTGATCGCGCTGCTGGCGTTCGCTTCACTGCTGCCGTTTCTGGTCGCGGCAGGCACCTGCTACATCAAGTTTTCGATTGTCTTTGTCATCGTGCGTAACGCCTTGGGCTTGCAGCAGGTGCCCTCGAACATGGCCCTCAATGCGATTGCCCTGATGCTGGCGATTTTCGTGATGACGCCGGTAATGAAACAAGGGTATGGCTATTACAAGGAAGAACAGGTGGCCTTTACCGACATCGAGTCGGTAGTGAATTTCGCCGAGAACGGGTTGGGGGGATACAAGGAATATCTGCGCAAGTACACCGACCCGGAACTGGCGCTGTTCTTCGAGCGGGCCCAAGCGGTGCGGAGCGAAACCGACGTCGACCTGCCCGCCGATGAAGAGCTCACGCCGTCGCTGTTTTCGCTGCTGCCGGCCTACGCGTTGAGTGAAATCAAGAGCGCTTTCAAGATCGGCTTCTACCTGTATTTGCCATTCGTGATCGTCGATCTGGTGATCTCCAGCATTCTGCTGGCGCTGGGCATGATGATGATGAGCCCGGTGATCATTTCAGTGCCGATCAAACTGGTGCTGTTTGTGGCGCTGGATGGCTGGGCGTTGCTGTCGACCGGGCTGGTCAAGCAATACCTGACCTTGCTGACATGA
- a CDS encoding EscS/YscS/HrcS family type III secretion system export apparatus protein, with the protein MNDLVYTGNKTLYLILLMVAWPIIVATVVGLVVGLIQTVTQLQEQTLPFGFKLLAVAACLFLLSGWYGETLLDFSREVIRLALG; encoded by the coding sequence ATGAATGATCTGGTGTATACCGGCAACAAAACCCTGTACCTGATTCTGCTGATGGTGGCGTGGCCGATCATTGTCGCTACGGTAGTCGGCCTGGTGGTCGGGTTGATTCAGACCGTGACCCAATTACAGGAGCAGACACTGCCGTTCGGTTTCAAGTTGTTGGCGGTCGCCGCGTGCCTGTTCCTGCTGTCGGGCTGGTACGGTGAAACCCTGCTCGATTTCAGCCGCGAAGTCATACGTCTGGCGCTGGGTTAG
- the sctT gene encoding type III secretion system export apparatus subunit SctT, with amino-acid sequence MSVTLFFDLYAWFAAAILGVARLAPIFFMLPFLNSGVLTGVPRQAVIVLVATGFWAYVGVPLPALDGLAFFGLVLREAGIGVLLGVLLCWPFWVLHAMGNLIDNQRGAMLSSTVDPANGVDTSELANFLQLFAAVVYLEGGGMLLMLETVGHSYRICTPANGCEMHLPSVLNLLDALVSKTLVISAPVVATLLVSEALLGLLSRYAPQMNAFSVSLTVKSLVALVVLMLYFGVHLPDEVLRMGTKSQGLEHYLGSEREATDVVQRLED; translated from the coding sequence ATGTCGGTGACGTTGTTTTTCGATCTGTACGCCTGGTTCGCCGCTGCCATTCTTGGGGTGGCACGCCTGGCGCCGATTTTTTTCATGTTGCCGTTTCTCAACAGCGGGGTGCTTACGGGCGTGCCGCGTCAGGCTGTCATTGTGTTAGTGGCGACGGGGTTCTGGGCTTATGTGGGTGTGCCATTGCCGGCGCTCGACGGCTTGGCATTCTTCGGGCTGGTGTTGCGTGAGGCCGGCATTGGCGTGCTGCTTGGCGTCCTGCTGTGCTGGCCATTCTGGGTGTTGCACGCGATGGGCAACCTGATCGACAACCAGCGCGGTGCCATGCTCAGCAGCACCGTGGACCCGGCCAACGGCGTCGATACCTCGGAGCTGGCGAATTTCCTCCAGTTGTTCGCCGCGGTGGTTTATCTCGAAGGCGGCGGCATGTTGCTGATGCTCGAAACCGTTGGCCATAGCTACCGTATTTGCACGCCGGCCAATGGTTGCGAGATGCACCTGCCATCTGTTCTGAACCTGCTCGATGCGCTGGTGAGCAAGACGCTGGTGATCAGCGCGCCGGTGGTGGCCACGCTGTTGGTCAGCGAAGCGTTGCTGGGTTTGCTCTCGCGGTATGCGCCGCAAATGAACGCGTTCTCGGTGTCGCTGACGGTCAAGAGCCTTGTGGCGCTGGTGGTGTTGATGCTGTATTTCGGCGTGCACCTGCCCGATGAAGTCCTGCGCATGGGCACCAAATCCCAAGGGCTGGAGCACTATCTGGGCAGTGAAAGGGAGGCTACTGATGTCGTCCAGCGCCTCGAAGACTGA